From one Treponema denticola genomic stretch:
- the rplU gene encoding 50S ribosomal protein L21 — translation MYALIEYKGKQYKAEKGAKLVVDKLSEESGSKIDIDTVLLISDGDKVTVGTPYVSGAKVSATVGDSFRERKIIVYKHKAKKNYHRTQGHRQAHTCITVDNIVG, via the coding sequence ATGTACGCACTTATTGAGTATAAAGGCAAACAGTATAAGGCTGAAAAAGGAGCAAAGCTCGTAGTTGATAAGCTTTCTGAAGAAAGCGGAAGCAAAATCGACATCGACACCGTTCTTTTGATCAGCGATGGAGATAAGGTTACTGTAGGAACTCCCTACGTAAGCGGAGCTAAGGTTTCTGCAACCGTAGGCGATTCTTTCCGAGAAAGAAAGATTATTGTTTACAAGCATAAGGCTAAAAAGAACTACCACAGAACCCAAGGACATAGACAGGCTCATACCTGTATTACTGTTGACAATATTGTCGGATAA
- a CDS encoding ribosomal-processing cysteine protease Prp, whose product MVKIRLLSNAENCFSAFESSGHASGSHAGGSHADFGDNDGKPEKGGNIVCAAVTILLKTAVLSLSSAQKESSSLKAEIRADNPGYLSAKITAFSEEDKPRLQYLLEFLTIGLMAIEAEYPDCLDLQIE is encoded by the coding sequence GTGGTAAAAATTCGGCTTCTTTCAAATGCTGAAAACTGTTTTTCGGCCTTTGAGTCGTCAGGCCACGCCAGTGGCAGTCATGCAGGCGGCAGCCACGCTGATTTTGGTGATAATGACGGCAAGCCGGAAAAAGGCGGCAATATAGTTTGTGCCGCCGTTACCATTTTGCTTAAAACGGCCGTTTTAAGCTTAAGCTCGGCTCAAAAAGAGAGTTCAAGCTTAAAGGCCGAGATACGGGCTGATAATCCGGGATATCTTTCGGCAAAGATAACAGCTTTTTCGGAGGAAGATAAGCCCAGATTGCAGTATTTACTGGAATTTTTAACAATAGGTTTAATGGCCATTGAGGCCGAATATCCCGATTGTTTGGATTTACAGATAGAGTAA
- the rpmA gene encoding 50S ribosomal protein L27, which yields MARKKGGSGAKNGRDSNPKYLGVKVYGGTEVSAGSILVRQRGTSIHPGNNVGCGKDYTLFAKADGVVTYHERKGRKLASIEAK from the coding sequence ATGGCACGTAAAAAGGGCGGCAGCGGTGCAAAAAACGGAAGAGATTCCAATCCTAAATATTTGGGTGTTAAAGTTTACGGCGGAACAGAGGTATCGGCCGGTTCAATTTTGGTTCGCCAGAGAGGTACTTCAATCCATCCGGGTAACAATGTAGGCTGCGGAAAAGACTATACATTATTTGCAAAAGCTGACGGTGTAGTTACCTACCATGAAAGAAAGGGTAGAAAACTCGCATCTATCGAAGCAAAGTAA
- the obgE gene encoding GTPase ObgE, with amino-acid sequence MVKFADESKIRVSSGKGGNGCIAFRREKYVPMGGPSGGDGGRGGDLIFEIRRNMRTLVHLRHKRVYKAKNGGGGEGSQRFGKKGDDCIIPLPPGCVIKDPDTGKTILDFGDAEEGRFVFLKGGNGGWGNCHFKTSTNQAPKTALPGQEGETREIIVELNIIADIGLVGFPNAGKSSLLDYFTNARPKIAPYPFTTKIPNLGVLRVDEERDVIIADIPGILEGASEGIGLGIRFLKHIARSAGLAFLIDLSDDNYLRAYDILCKELESYSKELAQKKKIIIATKLDLPDTKERFTELKNAIPDQEILGISLYNEWGLEEVKKAFIRLADEMQKTKPQKESLDPYSQNKNFMTADLDDVSYEEKNDDEHFGATVSLSRKRKPKK; translated from the coding sequence ATGGTAAAATTTGCAGATGAATCTAAAATAAGAGTTTCCTCGGGAAAGGGCGGCAACGGATGCATTGCCTTTAGGCGGGAAAAGTATGTTCCCATGGGAGGCCCCTCAGGAGGGGACGGCGGCCGAGGCGGAGACCTTATCTTTGAAATACGCCGCAACATGAGAACTCTGGTTCATTTGAGACATAAAAGAGTGTACAAGGCAAAAAACGGCGGAGGAGGGGAAGGCTCTCAACGTTTCGGTAAAAAAGGCGATGACTGCATAATACCTCTTCCTCCCGGTTGTGTTATAAAGGACCCTGACACGGGAAAAACTATTTTGGATTTTGGAGATGCTGAAGAAGGCCGCTTTGTTTTTCTCAAAGGCGGAAACGGCGGTTGGGGAAATTGTCATTTTAAGACCTCCACAAATCAGGCTCCTAAAACTGCCCTTCCCGGACAAGAAGGGGAGACAAGAGAAATAATCGTCGAGCTTAACATAATAGCCGATATAGGCTTGGTAGGTTTTCCCAATGCGGGAAAATCTTCTCTTCTCGACTATTTTACAAATGCAAGGCCTAAAATCGCTCCCTATCCCTTTACCACTAAAATTCCGAACCTCGGAGTTTTGCGTGTAGACGAAGAAAGAGATGTCATCATTGCCGACATACCGGGAATCCTTGAGGGTGCTTCCGAGGGTATAGGACTCGGCATAAGATTTTTAAAGCACATAGCCCGTTCTGCAGGTCTCGCCTTTTTAATAGACCTTTCAGACGATAACTATTTAAGGGCATACGATATTCTTTGTAAAGAACTGGAAAGCTATTCAAAAGAATTGGCTCAAAAGAAAAAAATTATAATTGCCACAAAATTGGATTTACCAGATACAAAAGAAAGATTTACTGAGCTTAAAAATGCAATCCCCGATCAGGAAATTTTAGGTATTTCGCTTTACAATGAATGGGGCTTGGAAGAGGTAAAAAAAGCCTTTATCCGCTTGGCCGATGAAATGCAAAAAACAAAACCGCAAAAAGAAAGTCTTGACCCATACAGCCAAAATAAAAATTTTATGACGGCAGATCTTGACGATGTTTCTTACGAAGAAAAAAACGATGACGAACACTTCGGGGCAACGGTCAGCTTAAGCCGTAAAAGGAAACCTAAAAAATGA
- a CDS encoding nicotinate-nucleotide adenylyltransferase: MRLAILGGSFNPIHLGHLHLAFHSYKELAYDKIAIVPAYISPFKIFCKDTEVEDRLKMIGLAIADKPYMYCELYEIEKQGVSYTIDTINYLYQQFPDIEGKIGLIIGDDLKENFSRWKDAEEIIKKTDIIIGKRTGLKGSFDFLNTKSAKASVKELKNEILNISSTQIRDAVLQNKDFSSLVPKGVYDYIIEHGLYKENGIQVSEIKSGISDLMNTSDIELKTQEIDRFAKSVLTESRYAHSVRVAEYARHLAKEYKEEGVSPALAYFTGLAHDICKKCSNEELVKLVEADGLGIDNVENTRLNLLHGRAAAIVLQKKFGINDESVLKAAAFHTFGYEGIDALGKIIYIADKIEPGRPDTENFRNMVKSSSLNELMIAVLDWNLAYIEKKGASVHPETKKMYEQIQKELKK; the protein is encoded by the coding sequence ATGAGGCTGGCAATCTTAGGCGGTTCTTTTAATCCCATACATCTGGGGCACTTGCATTTAGCTTTTCACTCTTATAAAGAATTAGCCTATGATAAGATTGCTATTGTTCCGGCCTATATCTCTCCTTTTAAAATTTTTTGTAAGGATACGGAAGTTGAAGACAGACTCAAGATGATAGGCCTTGCTATTGCAGATAAGCCCTACATGTACTGCGAACTCTACGAGATTGAAAAGCAGGGCGTTTCTTATACGATAGATACGATAAATTATCTTTATCAACAATTTCCCGATATCGAAGGAAAAATAGGCTTAATTATCGGGGACGATTTAAAAGAGAATTTTTCCCGCTGGAAAGATGCGGAAGAAATTATAAAGAAGACCGACATAATTATCGGAAAAAGAACAGGCCTTAAAGGCTCTTTTGATTTCTTAAATACCAAATCGGCAAAGGCTTCCGTCAAAGAGCTTAAAAACGAAATCTTAAATATTTCGTCAACCCAAATCAGAGATGCGGTTTTACAAAATAAAGATTTTTCTTCCCTTGTTCCCAAGGGTGTTTACGATTATATTATAGAGCACGGGCTTTATAAAGAAAACGGTATTCAGGTTTCGGAGATTAAAAGCGGTATTTCGGATTTAATGAATACCTCCGATATTGAATTAAAAACTCAAGAAATAGATCGTTTTGCAAAAAGCGTTTTAACCGAATCCCGCTATGCTCATTCCGTGCGTGTTGCGGAATATGCCCGTCATCTTGCAAAAGAGTATAAAGAAGAAGGCGTATCGCCTGCTCTTGCATATTTTACAGGCCTTGCTCATGATATATGTAAAAAATGTTCCAATGAGGAGCTGGTAAAACTTGTAGAAGCTGACGGGCTTGGAATTGACAATGTCGAAAATACCCGCTTAAATCTTTTACACGGAAGGGCAGCTGCAATAGTTTTACAAAAAAAATTCGGCATCAATGATGAGTCTGTTTTAAAAGCTGCGGCCTTTCACACCTTCGGCTATGAAGGAATAGATGCCTTGGGAAAAATTATTTACATAGCCGATAAGATAGAACCGGGCCGTCCCGATACCGAAAACTTTAGGAATATGGTAAAATCTTCTTCTCTTAATGAGTTGATGATTGCGGTCTTGGATTGGAACCTTGCCTATATCGAAAAAAAAGGAGCAAGTGTTCATCCTGAAACAAAAAAAATGTATGAGCAAATACAAAAGGAGCTTAAAAAATGA
- a CDS encoding LCP family protein: MKIKLMDTGKNILFLLVILIVLITSFVLVLIKMQRDTVQDYLSSDKILKVLLVVEDKGVPISISILAYYPETKRAAMFDVPSNIGLIIQSLGRTDAIGAVYTEKGISSFKAEIEKLAGISVPFYLTCNLENFSMLTDMLGGLSVFIPSPVDIENDNTHILLPSGSVSLDGDKIRDFLVYEDELDAEGEAAARKQKAVLALFRAISDNSPEIFSKERFAVLSGNFKSNIAGSDLKNLLESISKMDSERLVPQRLTGAVRIIEDKRLLTPFREGQQIKEIIRQTIAVLASDDSSALERVYALEILNGTNVQGLAKSTSELYQSFAYDVVSIGNSENPVAETVLIDRIGNPSVAGIVAKVIRCKNIQTTQLPAEGEYGSETNVDFTLILGSDFNGFFVVEKKEDKKDSDKKDNDDKDKN; encoded by the coding sequence ATGAAAATAAAACTTATGGATACCGGAAAAAATATTCTATTCCTCTTAGTAATTCTTATCGTTTTAATTACCTCCTTTGTTTTGGTTCTTATAAAAATGCAAAGAGATACCGTTCAAGATTATCTTTCCTCCGATAAGATTTTAAAAGTTCTTTTGGTAGTTGAAGACAAGGGTGTTCCGATTTCGATAAGTATACTGGCCTACTATCCTGAAACGAAAAGAGCTGCTATGTTCGATGTACCGTCGAATATAGGTTTGATTATTCAATCCTTAGGCCGCACTGATGCCATAGGAGCCGTTTACACCGAAAAAGGTATATCGAGTTTTAAGGCCGAAATAGAAAAACTTGCAGGTATTTCCGTGCCCTTTTATCTTACATGCAATCTTGAGAACTTCTCTATGCTGACCGACATGCTCGGAGGCCTTTCCGTATTTATTCCTTCTCCTGTGGACATAGAGAATGATAATACGCATATTCTTTTGCCGTCCGGTTCCGTTTCTCTTGACGGAGATAAGATAAGGGATTTTCTTGTTTATGAGGATGAATTGGATGCCGAAGGGGAAGCTGCTGCAAGAAAACAAAAGGCTGTTCTGGCTCTTTTTAGGGCTATAAGCGATAATTCTCCTGAGATTTTTTCTAAGGAAAGGTTTGCGGTTTTAAGCGGTAATTTTAAATCGAATATTGCCGGTTCCGATTTAAAAAATTTGCTTGAATCCATAAGCAAGATGGATTCCGAACGTTTGGTTCCGCAGAGGCTTACAGGAGCTGTCCGAATTATCGAAGATAAACGCCTTTTAACTCCGTTCCGGGAAGGGCAGCAGATAAAAGAAATTATCCGCCAGACAATTGCAGTATTGGCTTCCGATGATTCTTCCGCCCTTGAGCGGGTCTATGCCTTAGAAATCTTAAACGGAACAAATGTGCAAGGTCTTGCAAAGAGCACCTCCGAACTTTATCAAAGCTTTGCTTATGATGTTGTCAGTATAGGCAACTCCGAAAATCCTGTGGCTGAAACGGTTTTGATAGATAGAATCGGGAACCCTTCAGTAGCCGGTATTGTTGCAAAGGTTATAAGATGTAAAAATATTCAAACTACACAGCTTCCGGCCGAAGGAGAATACGGAAGTGAAACCAATGTTGACTTTACCTTGATTTTGGGTTCGGATTTTAACGGCTTTTTTGTCGTCGAGAAAAAAGAGGACAAAAAAGATAGCGATAAAAAAGATAATGATGATAAGGATAAAAACTAA
- the rsfS gene encoding ribosome silencing factor — protein sequence MIENFDFYTPALELGKLLRDFKGENVVVLDLRDKNIWTDFFVVCTVTSSAHSGGLEKRVYEFLPEHNLEEYHTKRKSPDGDEWRLIDLGGIVVHLMSETARNFYSLEKIWFDSKNILED from the coding sequence ATGATAGAAAATTTTGACTTTTATACTCCGGCCTTGGAGCTTGGAAAATTATTGCGCGATTTTAAGGGTGAAAATGTTGTTGTCTTGGACTTGCGGGATAAAAACATTTGGACGGATTTTTTTGTAGTTTGTACCGTAACAAGCTCTGCTCATTCAGGCGGTTTGGAAAAAAGAGTGTATGAATTTTTACCTGAGCACAATCTGGAAGAATACCATACCAAGCGTAAATCTCCTGACGGTGATGAGTGGAGGCTTATAGACTTGGGCGGTATTGTTGTGCATCTTATGAGCGAAACTGCCCGTAATTTTTACAGCCTTGAAAAAATTTGGTTTGATTCAAAAAATATTCTTGAAGACTAA
- a CDS encoding chromate transporter, producing the protein MNKANCLKTYISLFASFFKIGLVTFGGGLAMLPILKRDLVDSKGWLTEDEILDYFAIGQSTPGVIAVNVATFVGYKRGGLIGSIFSTSGIVFPSLIIISLIAAFVSNFNELVWVQKALKGINVAVSVLLVKAVFSFGKKTVFDLCTFLIAALSFVLIFVFKVQGVWIVIGSAFSGWLFQTIKSRRLLKENNGEEF; encoded by the coding sequence ATGAACAAAGCAAATTGTTTGAAAACATATATCTCTCTTTTTGCAAGTTTTTTTAAGATAGGGCTTGTAACATTTGGCGGGGGGCTTGCCATGCTGCCCATCTTAAAAAGAGATTTAGTCGATTCTAAGGGCTGGCTTACCGAGGATGAGATTTTAGATTATTTTGCAATAGGGCAGAGTACACCCGGTGTTATAGCGGTAAATGTTGCCACCTTTGTCGGATATAAAAGGGGTGGCTTGATAGGCTCTATTTTTTCTACATCGGGAATTGTTTTTCCTTCCCTTATAATCATTAGCCTCATAGCCGCCTTTGTTTCAAATTTTAACGAATTAGTCTGGGTTCAAAAAGCCTTAAAGGGAATAAATGTTGCAGTTTCCGTGTTATTGGTAAAAGCGGTTTTTTCGTTTGGGAAAAAAACGGTTTTCGATCTTTGTACATTTTTAATAGCAGCCCTTTCATTTGTTCTTATCTTTGTTTTTAAAGTGCAGGGGGTATGGATAGTAATCGGCTCGGCCTTTTCAGGCTGGCTTTTTCAAACCATCAAATCAAGACGGCTTTTAAAAGAAAATAATGGAGAAGAATTCTGA
- a CDS encoding chromate transporter, producing MSLIGLFFLFMYIGLCTIGGGLVAITLMQQELIPRGLISSEDFFAMVAISESTPGPMGINMATYIGYELYGVLGSIVLTTGIVLPSLVVIVLIARFASSFQEKPLVKKSFYGLRAGAVGMITVACWQVINISILNLSAFRASGKITDIVHIKQFVFFWFLFFVSIFFKKLHPIVLVAAGAIFGVLFL from the coding sequence ATGAGCTTGATTGGTTTGTTTTTTTTGTTTATGTACATAGGGCTTTGTACTATAGGCGGAGGTCTTGTTGCTATTACCCTCATGCAGCAAGAACTGATTCCCCGCGGGCTAATAAGTTCCGAAGATTTTTTTGCGATGGTTGCTATTTCGGAATCTACACCGGGACCGATGGGGATTAATATGGCAACCTATATCGGCTATGAACTTTACGGTGTTTTAGGAAGTATAGTTTTAACTACCGGCATTGTTCTTCCGTCACTGGTAGTTATAGTTTTGATAGCCCGCTTTGCTTCATCATTTCAAGAAAAACCCTTGGTAAAAAAAAGTTTTTACGGCTTAAGGGCCGGTGCTGTAGGCATGATTACGGTAGCCTGTTGGCAGGTAATAAATATTTCCATTTTAAACCTTTCGGCTTTTAGAGCAAGCGGTAAAATAACGGACATTGTACATATAAAACAGTTCGTATTCTTTTGGTTCTTATTTTTTGTAAGTATTTTCTTTAAAAAGCTTCATCCTATAGTTTTGGTTGCAGCCGGAGCAATATTCGGTGTTCTGTTTTTATAA
- a CDS encoding AMP-dependent synthetase/ligase — protein sequence MRTLDKSLPLLLKRISEKYPNIRAQMFKGEDKEFKSLSYKELYEISLDFAAGLLSIGAKPKDHIGLIADNRKEWLHASFGIMNIGAADVPRGCDATEQEITHILSFSECKFAVLENEAQIRKVLVHMAEIPLLESIISIDNVDFKKLEEEFNLKERKIEFHTYADIIDLGKSARIEGKFKPEEYAENVDTDDLASIIFTSGTTGNPKGVTMSHRNFMTQLLELPDRIILKPGQKAISVLPVWHSFERACEYVIIISGGTIAYSKPIGSILLADMLKINPTLFPSVPRIWEAVYDGIFKVMKKRGRPLYYLFLFFVDVGIKTMRLKRRVTGQCPHFQKRSKFIYPILAILPLLCIAPMYYIGDLLIYRTIRKKFGKCFKAGVSGGGALPPNVDEFFWAVRINVMEGYGITETAPVISVRPMPRPVFGTLGKPLACFESKIIDKNGNELPHNRKGLLLVKGDAVTKGYYKEPERTAEVIDKDGWFDTGDLAIKTIDGELILKGRRKNTIVLRGGENIEPVPIEVKLQESPLISIAVVLGQDQRSLGALIVVHKENLQAWAANNGLRNVPVSELVHDSNVQKMYEAEVAELVNSKTGFKLFERINKIVLLPEEFQAGRELSAKGEMMRHKINQLYRKEIYELFK from the coding sequence ATGAGAACTCTAGACAAATCACTACCGTTATTATTAAAACGGATTTCGGAAAAATATCCCAACATAAGAGCCCAAATGTTTAAGGGCGAAGATAAGGAATTTAAGAGTCTTTCTTATAAAGAGCTGTATGAAATTTCTCTTGATTTTGCAGCAGGCTTGCTTTCTATAGGTGCAAAACCAAAAGACCATATAGGTCTTATAGCCGACAACCGCAAAGAATGGCTTCATGCAAGTTTCGGTATTATGAATATCGGGGCTGCCGATGTTCCGCGAGGCTGTGATGCTACCGAGCAGGAAATTACCCACATCCTTTCTTTTTCGGAATGTAAATTTGCCGTTTTAGAAAATGAAGCTCAAATTCGAAAGGTCCTTGTCCATATGGCAGAAATCCCTCTGCTGGAGTCTATAATCAGTATTGATAATGTAGATTTTAAAAAGCTTGAAGAAGAATTTAATCTAAAAGAAAGAAAAATCGAATTCCATACCTATGCCGATATTATCGACTTGGGTAAATCGGCTAGGATTGAAGGTAAATTTAAACCTGAAGAATATGCTGAAAATGTAGATACCGATGATTTGGCTTCGATAATCTTTACATCCGGTACTACTGGCAATCCTAAGGGTGTTACGATGAGCCATAGAAACTTTATGACTCAGCTTCTTGAGCTTCCCGATAGGATTATCCTTAAACCCGGCCAAAAGGCTATTTCTGTTCTTCCCGTATGGCATTCATTTGAAAGGGCTTGCGAGTACGTTATAATCATTTCAGGCGGTACTATCGCTTATTCAAAGCCGATAGGAAGCATTCTTTTAGCAGATATGCTCAAGATAAATCCGACGCTTTTCCCATCTGTTCCTCGAATTTGGGAGGCTGTTTATGACGGTATTTTTAAGGTGATGAAAAAAAGAGGCCGTCCTCTTTATTACCTTTTCTTGTTCTTTGTTGATGTGGGAATAAAGACAATGCGTCTAAAACGCAGGGTTACGGGACAGTGCCCGCATTTTCAAAAAAGAAGTAAGTTTATATACCCAATCTTGGCCATACTCCCTCTTTTGTGTATAGCTCCTATGTATTATATCGGTGATTTGCTTATTTACCGCACAATCCGCAAGAAATTCGGTAAATGTTTTAAAGCCGGTGTTTCAGGCGGAGGAGCTTTGCCTCCCAATGTTGACGAATTTTTCTGGGCAGTTCGTATAAATGTAATGGAAGGCTATGGTATTACCGAAACGGCACCTGTTATTTCGGTGCGTCCGATGCCGAGACCTGTGTTCGGAACACTGGGTAAGCCGCTTGCATGTTTTGAGTCAAAAATCATCGATAAAAACGGAAACGAATTGCCTCATAACCGAAAAGGCTTGCTTCTTGTTAAAGGCGATGCCGTAACAAAGGGCTATTACAAGGAACCTGAAAGAACTGCGGAAGTTATCGATAAGGACGGTTGGTTTGATACGGGCGATCTTGCAATAAAGACAATCGACGGCGAGCTAATTCTTAAGGGCCGCAGGAAAAATACAATAGTTTTAAGGGGCGGTGAAAACATCGAGCCTGTTCCGATCGAGGTAAAATTGCAAGAGTCTCCCCTAATTTCAATAGCGGTTGTCTTGGGTCAGGACCAAAGGTCTTTGGGAGCTTTGATAGTTGTTCATAAAGAAAACCTCCAAGCATGGGCTGCAAATAACGGTTTACGGAATGTTCCTGTTTCTGAGCTTGTACACGACTCTAATGTACAAAAAATGTATGAGGCTGAAGTTGCGGAGCTGGTTAACTCCAAAACCGGTTTTAAACTCTTTGAAAGGATAAACAAGATTGTTCTGCTTCCTGAAGAGTTTCAAGCAGGAAGGGAACTGTCTGCAAAGGGCGAGATGATGCGTCATAAGATAAATCAGCTTTACCGAAAAGAAATATATGAGCTCTTTAAATAA
- a CDS encoding penicillin-binding protein 1A — protein sequence MNKLSKIIYLYLILIFLILAGGAFALGKMMAMTKNIKQSELFVDFNPALPSRILDIRGDLITEFSLDEKRELINYGDISPNLIAALLAREDRLFYEHKGFRIKSIIRAVIGQLTRRSLGGGSTITQQIAGILYCDRTDKSVKRKIKELWWAIQMERRHSKDEIMMLYLNEAYFGGGTNGVSAASRFYFGHSASELTPAEAAILIIQLSNPTKYNPFNYPNRAKERQENVLEGMIGLGFISKEEAAESFEDYWANFDYTRIALSAWLTREDKARWFSEYVRREVADNMLYGTMNLYKDGYTVHTTCDLRHQEIADKEFQKYIAIANDKVSASTSTSFSQAEQYSNLTALLSLCFGIESLSMGEKQLKVKTNSYYRNKLNNTIDVLALMCGIDNLKTLTKQSTAKMQEVLMERVVEGTFISIENETGYITSLIGGSQYSESNQLIRATQSKLQVGSTIKPLIYSAAIDEKVITAATRMDDSPQVFESADGVQYIPNNYGGKWNGTVLVYKALPLSLNIPAIKTLELVGFDRAIDRISSLMGITDPVEINKTFEKVYPLALGISAVTPIQLLRAFAIFGNQGRAVDPIAVRAIENRDGVTIMDPELDLRIEQRKRGAAMQVISPSNAFIMTEILKKTLTLGTLYGATSGGKKFDYKDEKTGKVFRMPMAAKSGTTQNWSDSWTSIYSPYYSAIVWYGFDRGSHSLGTDNTGSMLSGYVAANFMREVHKNKPFKDFVRPEKGIIMVDVCKKSGMIPSENCTDETITLPFLYGTEPTEICTEHTAGIKLRDIGIDRIKDSGMAQGEEEIKIDTTPIEIDPSIFMDPPAGGEGVTETKNTNEESAESGNPWI from the coding sequence ATGAATAAGCTGAGCAAGATAATATATCTATATCTTATTTTGATTTTCTTAATCCTAGCCGGAGGAGCCTTTGCCCTGGGAAAAATGATGGCAATGACGAAAAACATAAAACAAAGCGAATTATTTGTCGACTTTAATCCGGCCCTGCCCTCAAGAATATTGGACATAAGAGGCGATCTCATCACCGAATTCTCCTTGGACGAAAAGCGGGAACTTATCAATTACGGAGACATTTCGCCCAACCTTATTGCAGCTCTTTTAGCCCGTGAAGACCGTCTGTTTTACGAGCACAAGGGGTTTAGAATAAAATCGATTATCAGGGCTGTCATAGGACAACTTACAAGAAGGTCATTAGGAGGCGGAAGTACAATTACTCAGCAAATCGCAGGTATTCTCTATTGCGACAGAACCGATAAAAGTGTAAAAAGAAAGATAAAAGAACTTTGGTGGGCTATCCAGATGGAAAGGCGGCACTCAAAAGACGAGATAATGATGCTCTACCTAAATGAAGCCTATTTTGGCGGCGGAACAAACGGTGTAAGTGCAGCCTCACGCTTTTATTTCGGACACTCAGCCTCCGAACTGACGCCGGCAGAAGCGGCTATCTTAATTATTCAGCTTTCAAACCCTACAAAATACAATCCCTTTAATTACCCGAACAGGGCAAAGGAAAGACAGGAAAATGTACTTGAAGGAATGATAGGTCTTGGCTTTATATCAAAGGAAGAGGCTGCAGAATCTTTTGAAGACTACTGGGCTAACTTTGACTATACCCGAATTGCCCTATCGGCATGGCTTACCCGCGAAGATAAGGCCAGATGGTTTTCGGAATATGTAAGGCGCGAAGTGGCCGACAATATGCTATACGGCACTATGAACCTTTATAAGGACGGCTATACCGTACATACAACCTGTGATTTACGGCATCAAGAAATAGCCGATAAAGAATTTCAAAAATACATTGCGATAGCTAATGACAAGGTTTCGGCCTCGACCTCCACATCATTCAGTCAGGCAGAACAATACAGCAACCTGACTGCCCTTTTGAGCCTTTGTTTTGGAATAGAATCCCTTAGCATGGGAGAAAAACAGCTCAAGGTAAAAACAAATTCCTATTATCGAAACAAACTGAACAATACCATCGATGTACTCGCCCTAATGTGCGGTATCGACAACCTAAAAACTCTTACAAAACAGTCAACAGCTAAAATGCAGGAAGTATTGATGGAAAGGGTGGTAGAAGGTACCTTTATCTCTATCGAAAATGAAACAGGATATATAACGTCCCTTATCGGCGGAAGCCAATACAGTGAGAGCAACCAGCTTATAAGAGCAACTCAATCAAAGCTTCAGGTAGGAAGTACAATAAAGCCCTTGATATATTCTGCAGCTATTGATGAAAAGGTAATTACAGCCGCTACAAGAATGGACGATAGTCCTCAGGTTTTTGAGTCTGCTGACGGAGTACAATATATTCCTAATAACTACGGAGGAAAGTGGAACGGCACTGTTCTGGTATATAAAGCTCTTCCGCTCTCTTTAAATATTCCCGCTATAAAAACTCTTGAATTAGTAGGCTTTGATAGAGCCATAGACCGTATTTCAAGTCTTATGGGAATCACAGACCCTGTCGAAATAAATAAAACCTTTGAAAAGGTCTATCCTCTGGCTCTCGGAATAAGCGCCGTAACGCCTATCCAGCTTTTAAGAGCCTTTGCTATCTTCGGAAATCAGGGGCGTGCCGTAGATCCTATAGCCGTAAGAGCTATAGAAAATAGGGACGGAGTTACAATCATGGATCCGGAGCTTGACCTTAGAATTGAGCAAAGAAAACGCGGAGCAGCTATGCAGGTTATAAGCCCAAGCAATGCCTTTATAATGACTGAGATTTTAAAAAAGACACTCACTCTAGGCACTCTTTATGGAGCAACATCAGGCGGAAAGAAATTTGATTATAAGGATGAAAAAACCGGAAAGGTATTTAGAATGCCTATGGCAGCAAAATCAGGAACAACGCAAAACTGGTCGGACTCATGGACTTCAATATACTCTCCATACTATTCGGCCATTGTTTGGTATGGGTTTGATAGAGGCAGCCATTCACTAGGAACAGACAATACCGGTTCAATGCTTTCAGGATATGTAGCGGCAAACTTTATGCGTGAGGTTCATAAAAATAAGCCCTTTAAAGACTTTGTAAGACCGGAAAAAGGCATAATAATGGTTGATGTATGTAAAAAATCGGGAATGATTCCTTCAGAAAACTGCACGGATGAAACCATTACCCTTCCCTTTTTATATGGAACGGAACCGACAGAGATTTGTACGGAACATACAGCCGGTATAAAATTACGGGATATCGGTATAGACAGAATTAAGGACTCAGGAATGGCTCAGGGAGAAGAAGAAATAAAAATAGACACCACTCCTATTGAAATAGATCCTTCAATTTTTATGGATCCTCCGGCAGGCGGTGAGGGCGTAACCGAAACTAAAAATACTAATGAAGAGTCAGCAGAATCGGGAAATCCATGGATATAA